From one Halosimplex rubrum genomic stretch:
- a CDS encoding ABC transporter ATP-binding protein: MGEVRLEHVTKRYADVTAVDDMNLDIEDGEFVTLVGPSGCGKSTTLETIAGLTIPSEGTITIAGDDVTTKPPKDRDIAMVFQNIALFPHMDVHDNMSFGLRLRDFDGDEIDRRVERAAEILQIEELLDRMPDELSGGQRQRVAIGRAIVREPAVFLMDEPLANLDAKLRVHMRTELQRLHKELDTTIIYVTHDQAEAMTMSDRIAVMNEGHLQQIAPPLVCYDEPANLFVAGFIGSPGMNFVEGTVEAEEIRTEGFDVAFDPAQVPELVEGDDVTIGVRPEDVYPASEAGELANPTRRIRARTDVLEPMGDQIFVYLVLRGEDAAGADTGTSGAASAHGADELLMSVEPDSDLAGDEDIEVVLDRRKIHVFDTETGDAVCHDILRSEAMGGGHPGAREET, translated from the coding sequence ATGGGAGAAGTCAGACTCGAACACGTCACGAAACGCTACGCGGACGTCACGGCGGTCGACGACATGAATCTCGACATCGAGGACGGCGAGTTCGTCACGCTCGTCGGCCCCTCGGGGTGTGGCAAGTCGACCACGCTCGAAACCATCGCCGGCCTCACCATCCCCAGCGAGGGGACGATCACCATCGCCGGCGACGACGTGACGACGAAACCGCCGAAAGACCGCGACATCGCGATGGTCTTTCAAAATATCGCGCTGTTCCCCCACATGGACGTCCACGACAACATGAGCTTCGGGCTCCGGCTGCGCGACTTCGACGGCGACGAGATCGACCGCCGCGTCGAGCGCGCCGCCGAGATCCTCCAGATCGAGGAGCTGCTCGACCGGATGCCCGACGAGCTCTCGGGCGGCCAGCGCCAGCGGGTCGCCATCGGCCGCGCCATCGTCCGCGAACCCGCCGTCTTCCTCATGGACGAGCCGCTGGCCAACCTCGACGCCAAGCTCCGGGTCCACATGCGCACGGAACTCCAGCGCCTCCACAAGGAACTAGACACGACCATCATCTACGTCACCCACGACCAGGCCGAGGCGATGACGATGTCCGACCGCATCGCCGTCATGAACGAGGGCCACCTCCAGCAGATCGCGCCGCCGCTGGTGTGTTACGACGAGCCGGCGAACCTGTTCGTCGCGGGGTTCATCGGCTCGCCCGGCATGAACTTCGTCGAGGGGACCGTCGAGGCCGAGGAGATACGGACCGAGGGGTTCGACGTGGCGTTCGACCCCGCGCAGGTCCCCGAACTCGTCGAGGGCGACGACGTGACCATCGGCGTCCGCCCCGAGGACGTCTACCCCGCCAGCGAGGCCGGCGAACTCGCCAACCCCACCCGGCGCATCCGCGCCCGGACGGACGTGCTCGAACCGATGGGCGACCAGATATTCGTCTACCTCGTCCTGCGCGGCGAGGACGCCGCCGGCGCCGACACCGGTACCAGCGGCGCCGCCAGCGCCCACGGCGCCGACGAACTGCTGATGAGCGTCGAGCCCGACAGCGACCTGGCCGGCGACGAGGACATCGAGGTCGTCCTCGACCGCCGGAAGATCCACGTCTTCGACACGGAGACCGGCGACGCGGTCTGCCACGACATCCTCCGCTCGGAGGCGATGGGCGGCGGCCACCCCGGCGCCCGGGAGGAGACCTGA
- a CDS encoding carbohydrate ABC transporter permease, translated as MATSDEHGRGRLRSAAVAPANWTERLSEQGFAYVLLVPTLLLVSTMALWPLVSTFEMSLRADALFSAEYVGEFVGFENYVELLTGERNAVLGSPFLDFGQPFQSALTVTLIYVAIAVTLETVIGFGQALVLDQSFRGRRWVRVAILIPWAVPIAIQGLIFWLFFQPGIGVGTDVMQSLGVFSANPLINTTDTLIIVIVADVWKTSAFMALLILAGLQSVDRSLYDVAKVAGASRVQQFRYITFPLVLPALLVALLFRTIQSMRVYGIIETTGGCSTLPSLTCLVVSTFRSGRYATSAAVAFITAGIVALVALVYIVKFADLEVGA; from the coding sequence ATGGCGACCAGCGACGAACACGGCCGCGGCCGCCTGCGGTCGGCGGCGGTCGCCCCGGCCAACTGGACCGAGCGTCTCTCCGAACAGGGGTTCGCGTACGTCCTCCTCGTGCCCACGCTGTTGCTCGTCTCGACGATGGCGCTGTGGCCGCTGGTCAGCACCTTCGAGATGTCGCTGCGCGCCGACGCCCTGTTCTCGGCGGAGTACGTCGGCGAGTTCGTCGGCTTCGAGAACTACGTCGAACTGCTGACCGGCGAGCGAAACGCCGTCCTCGGCAGCCCCTTCCTCGACTTCGGCCAGCCGTTCCAGAGCGCGCTCACGGTGACGCTCATCTACGTGGCCATCGCGGTCACCCTGGAGACGGTCATCGGCTTCGGGCAGGCGCTCGTCCTCGACCAGAGCTTCCGCGGGCGCCGGTGGGTCCGCGTCGCGATCCTCATCCCGTGGGCGGTGCCCATCGCCATCCAGGGGCTCATCTTCTGGCTGTTCTTCCAGCCGGGGATCGGCGTCGGCACCGACGTGATGCAGAGCCTGGGCGTGTTCTCGGCGAACCCGCTGATCAACACCACCGACACGCTGATCATCGTCATCGTCGCCGACGTGTGGAAGACCTCGGCGTTCATGGCGCTGCTCATCCTCGCCGGCCTCCAGAGCGTCGACCGCAGCCTCTACGACGTGGCGAAGGTGGCCGGCGCCTCGAGGGTCCAGCAGTTCCGCTACATCACCTTCCCGCTGGTGCTGCCGGCGCTCCTCGTGGCGCTGCTGTTCCGGACCATCCAGTCGATGCGCGTCTACGGTATCATCGAGACGACCGGCGGCTGTTCGACCCTGCCGTCGCTGACCTGCCTGGTCGTCTCTACCTTCCGGTCGGGACGCTACGCCACCTCCGCCGCCGTCGCGTTCATCACCGCCGGCATCGTCGCCCTGGTCGCGCTGGTGTACATCGTCAAGTTCGCCGACCTGGAGGTGGGCGCCTGA
- a CDS encoding carbohydrate ABC transporter permease, giving the protein MAPQTVEESESDDDGPIAQRTRAAIRNPGDAYQFLFYVVTVFFLVTTLFPFYWLLVLALTPGDRMTDIGLLPNGFNPASFVEMFQRLPFHVYMFNSIVIALTTTLIVLLVASFAGYAFGRLQFRGKTALLLVLLAISYFPPAAFIIPLFQFFTGNVEILTLPAVGTISSPNWFNTPGAMVTPFSALFLPLSIFILTTFYSQIPDGLEDAARVEGATRIGALFRVIIPLSAPGVATAGVLTFIGVYNEFFISFLMTDGQAQNWAPIVWGVVNYQGQYQAFYNLMAAASIVGVLPVVILVVIAQERIVSGLTAGALKE; this is encoded by the coding sequence ATGGCCCCCCAGACGGTCGAGGAGAGCGAAAGCGACGACGACGGCCCGATCGCCCAGCGCACCCGGGCGGCCATCCGCAACCCCGGCGACGCCTACCAGTTCCTGTTCTACGTCGTCACGGTTTTCTTCCTCGTGACGACGCTGTTTCCCTTCTACTGGCTGCTCGTGCTGGCGCTGACGCCCGGCGACCGGATGACCGACATCGGCCTGCTGCCCAACGGGTTCAACCCCGCCTCGTTCGTCGAGATGTTCCAGCGGCTGCCGTTCCACGTCTACATGTTCAACAGCATCGTCATCGCGCTGACGACGACGCTCATCGTCCTCCTCGTCGCCAGCTTCGCCGGCTACGCCTTCGGCCGCCTGCAGTTCCGCGGCAAGACCGCCCTGTTGCTCGTGCTGCTGGCCATCTCCTACTTCCCGCCGGCGGCCTTTATCATCCCCCTCTTCCAGTTCTTCACGGGCAACGTCGAGATCCTCACGCTCCCCGCCGTCGGGACGATATCGAGCCCGAACTGGTTCAACACGCCCGGGGCGATGGTGACGCCGTTCAGCGCGCTCTTTCTCCCCCTCTCTATTTTCATCCTCACGACCTTCTACAGCCAGATCCCCGACGGGCTGGAGGACGCGGCCCGCGTCGAGGGCGCCACCCGCATCGGCGCCCTCTTTCGCGTGATCATCCCGCTGTCGGCGCCGGGGGTCGCCACGGCCGGCGTCCTCACCTTCATCGGCGTCTACAACGAGTTTTTCATCTCGTTCCTGATGACCGACGGGCAGGCACAGAACTGGGCGCCCATCGTCTGGGGCGTCGTCAACTACCAGGGCCAGTATCAGGCCTTCTACAACCTGATGGCGGCGGCGAGTATCGTCGGCGTCCTCCCCGTGGTGATCCTCGTCGTGATCGCCCAGGAGCGCATCGTCAGCGGACTCACTGCGGGCGCACTCAAGGAGTAA
- a CDS encoding DUF7437 domain-containing protein, which translates to MAKSPTGSSHPPIRHLQTVVDVLETPALARIYAHILDDGPVTVADLVEDLGVPQGTAYDYVEKLETAGLVEKVRDQRPCEYAAEPVTLTLTTDGNSRTIAPALIAAVARREDDGDIDTFVDRHGLDGLAQALDYAAEYVEGSVNARIAARELDVSPLEAEIVLQALEPVVETYAVGE; encoded by the coding sequence ATGGCGAAGTCCCCGACGGGGTCGAGCCACCCGCCGATCCGACACCTCCAGACTGTGGTCGACGTGTTGGAGACGCCCGCACTGGCCCGGATCTACGCTCACATTCTCGATGATGGTCCGGTGACCGTCGCCGACCTCGTCGAGGATCTCGGCGTGCCGCAGGGAACGGCGTACGACTACGTCGAGAAACTGGAGACTGCCGGCCTCGTCGAGAAGGTCCGCGACCAGCGGCCGTGCGAGTACGCCGCCGAGCCAGTCACGCTCACGCTGACGACGGACGGGAACTCCCGAACCATCGCTCCGGCGTTGATCGCGGCCGTCGCGCGTCGCGAGGACGACGGCGACATCGACACCTTCGTCGACCGTCACGGCCTCGACGGCCTCGCTCAGGCGCTCGATTACGCCGCCGAGTACGTCGAGGGCTCGGTCAACGCCCGCATCGCGGCCCGCGAACTCGACGTCTCACCGCTCGAAGCCGAGATCGTCTTGCAGGCGCTCGAACCGGTCGTCGAAACCTACGCCGTCGGAGAATGA
- a CDS encoding IS6 family transposase: protein MPENASLGGNLDQFDLDFVDREATPRLLMKLSIQLHLAGLSLSNTVSVLDVFGVKRARSTVHNWVHKADLQPEGGHSPDHVAVDETVIRLNDEQYWLYAAVDPETNKLLHTKLRPTTTKVLAQSFLAELSEKHDVDDAVFLVDGSKSLQAACHRHGFDFRYEKHGNRNAVERVFREIKRRTICFSNCFSNAETETADDWLRSFSFAWNQLI, encoded by the coding sequence ATGCCCGAAAACGCTAGCCTCGGCGGTAATCTCGACCAATTCGACTTAGATTTTGTGGATCGAGAAGCGACACCGCGACTGTTGATGAAGCTGAGTATTCAGTTGCATCTGGCTGGACTCTCACTTTCGAATACTGTTTCTGTTCTTGATGTATTCGGTGTCAAACGTGCTCGTTCAACTGTTCATAATTGGGTTCACAAGGCTGATTTACAGCCCGAAGGTGGACACTCACCGGATCACGTCGCGGTTGACGAGACCGTGATCCGACTCAACGACGAGCAGTATTGGCTGTACGCTGCTGTCGATCCGGAAACGAACAAACTGCTGCATACAAAGCTGAGACCAACTACAACGAAGGTTCTTGCTCAGTCATTTCTCGCCGAGCTCAGCGAGAAACACGACGTTGACGATGCCGTGTTTCTCGTCGATGGCTCCAAATCGTTACAAGCTGCGTGTCACCGACATGGCTTCGATTTCAGATACGAAAAACATGGAAATCGGAACGCTGTTGAACGTGTCTTTAGAGAAATAAAGCGGCGAACTATATGCTTCTCAAACTGTTTCAGCAACGCCGAAACAGAAACAGCTGACGATTGGCTCAGATCGTTCAGCTTCGCATGGAATCAGCTTATCTGA